A stretch of the Ignavibacteriales bacterium genome encodes the following:
- the rpsG gene encoding 30S ribosomal protein S7 — protein sequence MRKKRSTKRIANPDPKYQDILVSRFINSLLKGGKKHTARGILYGAFDLIEEKTKNKPLDVFKKAVNNASPMIEVRARRVGGATYQVPTEVRPERRTALAIRWLIGYSKERSDTSMAQKLASELMAAASGEGGAIKKKDDVHRMAEANKAFAHFKW from the coding sequence ATGAGAAAGAAACGGTCAACAAAACGTATTGCGAATCCTGATCCGAAGTATCAGGATATTCTGGTTTCACGCTTCATCAATTCCTTGCTGAAGGGGGGCAAAAAGCACACTGCCCGGGGCATCCTCTACGGAGCCTTCGACCTCATCGAGGAGAAAACCAAGAATAAGCCTCTGGATGTTTTCAAGAAAGCGGTTAATAATGCGTCGCCCATGATCGAAGTGCGCGCACGCAGAGTCGGTGGTGCTACCTATCAAGTTCCCACAGAAGTTCGTCCCGAGCGACGAACCGCTCTTGCTATCCGCTGGTTGATTGGCTACTCCAAAGAACGCTCGGATACATCGATGGCTCAGAAACTAGCTTCCGAATTGATGGCTGCTGCTTCAGGTGAAGGCGGCGCAATCAAGAAGAAGGACGATGTCCATCGCATGGCGGAAGCCAACAAGGCTTTTGCCCACTTTAAGTGGTAA
- the rpsL gene encoding 30S ribosomal protein S12 encodes MPTINQLVRNSREAVLWKSKSPALQSSPQKRGVCTRVYTTTPKKPNSALRKVARVRLTNGMEVTAYIPGEGHNLQEHSIVLIRGGRVKDLPGVRYHIIRGTLDTQGVQDRKQGRSKYGAKKPKQA; translated from the coding sequence TTGCCAACAATTAATCAACTCGTTCGCAACAGCAGAGAAGCGGTACTGTGGAAAAGTAAATCCCCTGCGCTGCAGTCCAGCCCGCAAAAACGGGGCGTGTGCACAAGGGTTTATACGACAACTCCTAAGAAACCAAACTCAGCTCTCAGAAAAGTCGCTCGTGTCCGCCTGACCAATGGTATGGAGGTAACTGCCTACATCCCAGGTGAAGGCCATAATCTGCAAGAACACTCTATCGTTCTGATCAGAGGCGGCCGTGTCAAGGATCTCCCGGGTGTTCGCTACCACATTATTCGTGGGACGCTGGACACGCAGGGTGTGCAGGATCGGAAACAGGGGCGTTCAAAGTACGGAGCCAAAAAGCCGAAACAGGCTTAG
- the fusA gene encoding elongation factor G yields MPREYSLEKTRNIGIMAHIDAGKTTTTERILFYTGVLHRMGEVHDGAATMDWMEQEKERGITITSAATTCFWRNHQINIIDTPGHVDFTIEVERSLRVLDGAVALFCSVGGVEPQSETVWRQADKYGVPRIAFVNKMDRAGADFLSVVDMMRSRLKANAIPVHIPVGEGEMFAGIIDLITMKARMYHEGTQGATWDDIEIPEKLRPKANEYRIKMLEAVADEDDTLLEKYLEGKEISPAEVRDVLRRATLKVSIIPVLCGSSFKNKGVQNLLDAIIELLPAPVDINNGEIHGHHPHRRDDVVRKVSDQEQFSALAFKIMTDPFVGRLTYFRVYSGTISSGSYVYNVTNDKKERMSRLLRMHANHREEVDQAFAGDIVAGIGLKSTRTGDTLSNEDDPVLLEKMIFPEPVIDVAIEPKTKADQEKLGEALQRLAEEDPTFRVSSNEETGQTIISGMGELHLEIIVDRMKREFRVEANVGKPQVAYKETITKKIEAEGKFVRQSGGRGQFGHVWIEIEPNEKGKGFEFENDTVGGSIPREYIKPTEQGIMEAMKNGVLAGYPVEDVKVRLFDGSFHAVDSSEMAFKIAGSMAFKEAARRAGPAILEPIMAVEVVTPEEYLGDVLGDLSSRRGKIEGMTNRKDAQVVKAAVPLSEMFGYATVVRSMTQGRALYTMQFSHYEQVPKSISEQIIEKVRGKEAATA; encoded by the coding sequence ATGCCCCGCGAATACTCCTTAGAGAAGACCAGGAATATCGGCATCATGGCTCACATCGATGCCGGTAAGACCACCACAACGGAGCGCATCCTGTTTTATACAGGCGTGTTGCACCGTATGGGTGAAGTGCATGACGGCGCAGCGACGATGGATTGGATGGAGCAGGAGAAGGAAAGGGGCATCACGATTACAAGTGCTGCAACGACTTGTTTCTGGCGGAACCATCAAATCAATATTATTGATACGCCGGGACATGTCGATTTCACGATCGAAGTTGAACGCTCATTGCGCGTGCTCGATGGCGCTGTGGCGTTGTTCTGTTCCGTGGGCGGTGTGGAACCCCAATCGGAAACAGTCTGGCGCCAAGCCGACAAGTACGGCGTGCCGCGCATCGCTTTTGTCAACAAAATGGATCGCGCCGGGGCGGATTTCCTGAGTGTTGTCGATATGATGCGCTCGCGCCTCAAGGCGAACGCTATTCCCGTCCATATCCCTGTGGGAGAAGGCGAAATGTTCGCCGGTATCATCGACCTCATTACGATGAAGGCGAGGATGTATCACGAGGGGACACAGGGCGCCACGTGGGACGATATCGAAATCCCCGAGAAGCTGCGCCCGAAGGCGAACGAGTACCGCATCAAGATGCTGGAAGCGGTGGCGGATGAAGACGATACGCTCCTCGAGAAGTATCTGGAAGGGAAAGAGATTTCGCCGGCTGAGGTCAGAGACGTTCTCCGTCGAGCAACCTTGAAAGTCAGTATCATTCCGGTTTTGTGCGGCTCATCATTCAAGAACAAGGGTGTTCAGAACCTTCTGGACGCCATCATCGAGCTTCTTCCTGCGCCGGTCGATATCAACAATGGCGAAATCCACGGTCACCATCCCCACAGACGGGATGATGTGGTCCGAAAGGTGAGCGATCAGGAACAGTTCTCCGCGCTGGCGTTCAAGATCATGACTGATCCGTTCGTCGGCCGGCTGACATATTTCAGAGTATATTCGGGAACGATATCATCAGGTTCGTATGTGTATAACGTGACGAACGACAAGAAAGAGCGGATGTCCCGATTGCTGCGTATGCACGCCAACCACCGGGAAGAGGTTGACCAGGCGTTTGCGGGTGACATTGTCGCTGGCATAGGACTGAAGAGTACCCGGACCGGTGACACGCTGTCGAACGAAGACGATCCGGTGCTGCTGGAGAAGATGATATTCCCTGAACCCGTTATCGACGTGGCGATCGAGCCGAAGACAAAGGCCGATCAGGAAAAACTCGGCGAAGCGCTTCAGCGATTGGCAGAAGAAGATCCCACGTTTCGCGTTTCCTCCAACGAGGAGACCGGACAGACGATCATCAGCGGGATGGGAGAGCTCCATCTCGAAATTATCGTCGACCGCATGAAGCGTGAGTTCCGTGTCGAGGCAAACGTCGGAAAGCCGCAAGTCGCGTACAAGGAAACCATCACAAAGAAAATCGAAGCGGAAGGGAAGTTCGTTCGTCAGAGCGGTGGCCGCGGTCAATTCGGACATGTCTGGATTGAAATTGAGCCCAATGAAAAGGGGAAGGGCTTCGAGTTCGAGAACGACACCGTCGGCGGTTCGATACCGCGTGAGTATATCAAGCCGACTGAACAAGGAATTATGGAAGCGATGAAGAACGGAGTTCTTGCCGGCTATCCTGTAGAGGATGTGAAGGTGAGATTGTTCGACGGATCGTTCCACGCCGTGGACTCCTCAGAAATGGCTTTCAAGATCGCCGGTTCCATGGCGTTCAAAGAGGCGGCACGCAGAGCGGGCCCTGCCATTCTCGAGCCGATCATGGCAGTCGAAGTTGTCACGCCGGAAGAGTATCTGGGTGATGTGCTGGGTGACCTCAGTTCCCGTCGCGGAAAGATCGAAGGAATGACAAACCGCAAGGATGCCCAGGTGGTCAAGGCGGCGGTCCCCCTTTCGGAGATGTTCGGGTATGCGACGGTCGTTCGATCGATGACCCAGGGACGTGCGCTCTACACAATGCAATTCTCGCACTACGAGCAGGTTCCGAAATCGATCTCTGAACAGATCATCGAAAAAGTTCGAGGCAAAGAAGCAGCCACGGCGTAA